In a single window of the Terriglobus roseus genome:
- a CDS encoding sensor histidine kinase produces MAEREPLTRTSTDADHVRYPGVGTLTLIWALIGAVGSLRGFLTSPAANRSDFIFWIAYIACFMPWGVFSAIAFRLERHLPLGREQWLSHTAKLALASIPVCVVAAPLMRFSFAGALWLSGRPFPWARFKSFSFYELAIGEFFFWLSVGASYSIRAFYQLQQQKHKAVQLGLEKSLLEASLNQAQLEVLRAKLNPHFLFNSLQNISVLTRQDPVVASRMLAKLGDLLRAVLRTDSGAETTVADEIALLRHYIALEKMRFGDRLDFEIDVDRNAEAGLLPTFLLQPLVENAVIHGMRDVRHDGVIRVQVSAGGKQLRLLVSDNGTGFEKQTKIHRIGIGLSSTRERLERMYPGDHSITIRGAEPRGTEVLIEIPFREDRETVNSREEQRATADR; encoded by the coding sequence TTGGCAGAGCGCGAACCCTTAACGAGAACGTCGACGGATGCGGATCACGTCCGCTATCCCGGTGTCGGTACCCTCACGCTCATCTGGGCGCTCATCGGAGCGGTCGGATCCCTTCGTGGCTTCCTGACGTCGCCTGCTGCCAATCGTAGCGACTTCATCTTCTGGATCGCTTACATCGCATGCTTCATGCCATGGGGAGTGTTCTCAGCGATCGCCTTCCGCTTGGAGCGCCATCTTCCGCTCGGCCGCGAACAGTGGCTCAGCCACACGGCAAAGCTGGCGCTCGCGAGCATACCCGTCTGTGTTGTCGCAGCACCCTTGATGCGTTTCTCCTTCGCCGGCGCACTCTGGCTCTCTGGCCGCCCGTTTCCATGGGCGCGCTTTAAAAGCTTCTCGTTCTACGAGCTGGCGATTGGGGAGTTCTTCTTCTGGCTCAGCGTTGGTGCTTCCTACTCCATACGGGCTTTCTACCAGTTGCAGCAGCAGAAACATAAGGCAGTACAACTGGGCCTGGAGAAAAGCCTGTTGGAGGCGAGTCTGAACCAGGCTCAACTTGAGGTGCTGCGGGCGAAGCTGAACCCGCACTTCCTCTTTAACAGCCTGCAGAACATCTCGGTGCTCACGCGCCAGGACCCTGTCGTTGCAAGCCGGATGCTGGCAAAGCTCGGCGACCTCTTACGTGCGGTGCTACGAACAGACTCCGGTGCTGAGACGACTGTGGCGGACGAAATTGCGCTGCTTCGGCATTACATCGCACTGGAGAAGATGCGCTTCGGCGACCGGCTGGACTTCGAGATCGACGTGGACCGCAACGCAGAGGCAGGCTTGTTGCCAACCTTCCTTCTGCAGCCCCTCGTCGAGAACGCTGTCATTCACGGCATGCGCGATGTGCGGCATGACGGCGTCATTCGTGTGCAGGTAAGCGCAGGGGGCAAACAACTGCGTCTGCTGGTGAGCGACAACGGAACGGGATTCGAGAAGCAGACAAAGATCCACCGGATTGGCATCGGACTCAGTTCCACGCGCGAGCGACTCGAACGCATGTATCCCGGTGATCACTCGATCACCATCCGGGGTGCTGAGCCACGGGGCACCGAAGTCCTGATTGAGATCCCGTTCCGAGAGGATCGCGAGACCGTGAACTCACGGGAGGAGCAACGTGCGACTGCTGATCGTTGA
- a CDS encoding PQQ-dependent sugar dehydrogenase, whose translation MAKSRLVNRVVWGLGLTVAVATTAAAQTAPKALTARLSDFVEMPLTGHDARSQPARINFLVEEPGQNRLFVSDSSGPLYILDKKTHQPVVYLDFDGSGNGKGLFPRFIADFSFASGLLGFTFDPDYARNGIFYTLHLEDVASTAPAGLKGGVMAGLDTSKYTPTKGVFTPSGPAAITREAVLVEWTDKNIKDTKFEGTAREILRVQLLNGIHPTDDVTFNPTARRGDADWRVLYVSTGDGGTGELTDVRRLNPQRLDHFGGKIIRIVPDLKEHVANSEVSENGQYRIPRDNPFFATPGARKEIWAYGMRNPHRMTWDVESPRQANLLAFVIGANGGNPVRYETIDIIKRGANYGYPLREGPEFRAESPIYGPLAADKTLPLRISDTVVMNDRVPMQDSALAYKTSVEGNAIAGGFVYRGKKWPALQSCVVFGDITSGRIFYAKVADLVSATDGDPTTLAPYTEIKTDLPQIAAERAKIRVAALPPAAAPPTATPPAAGTPAAPPSAAAAAFRAARSFPPRTDMRLATDSDGEIYVMTKSDGVIRRIESIQ comes from the coding sequence ATGGCTAAGTCACGCTTGGTGAATCGAGTCGTTTGGGGATTGGGGCTGACTGTCGCGGTCGCTACCACGGCAGCAGCTCAGACTGCGCCGAAAGCACTTACAGCTCGGCTCTCTGACTTTGTGGAGATGCCGCTTACAGGTCACGACGCTCGGTCTCAGCCGGCGCGGATCAACTTCCTGGTTGAAGAACCTGGACAGAATCGACTCTTCGTCAGCGACTCAAGCGGTCCTCTCTACATTCTGGATAAGAAGACACACCAACCGGTCGTCTACCTGGACTTCGACGGTTCAGGCAACGGTAAGGGTCTGTTCCCACGGTTCATCGCGGACTTCAGTTTTGCAAGCGGACTGCTGGGATTCACCTTTGATCCCGACTACGCTCGGAACGGCATCTTCTACACTCTCCACCTGGAGGATGTAGCATCCACGGCACCTGCCGGCCTCAAGGGTGGCGTGATGGCTGGACTTGATACGTCAAAATACACGCCGACCAAGGGGGTATTTACCCCCTCTGGGCCGGCCGCCATTACGCGTGAAGCCGTGCTGGTGGAGTGGACAGACAAGAACATCAAGGACACCAAGTTTGAAGGCACGGCCCGCGAGATCTTGCGCGTTCAGTTGCTGAACGGCATCCATCCGACGGACGACGTCACGTTCAATCCGACGGCGCGCCGCGGCGATGCGGACTGGCGTGTGCTCTACGTTTCCACCGGCGATGGCGGTACTGGAGAATTGACTGATGTGCGCCGCCTAAATCCGCAACGTCTCGATCACTTCGGCGGAAAGATCATTCGCATCGTGCCTGACCTGAAGGAGCATGTTGCGAACAGCGAAGTGAGCGAGAACGGGCAATACCGCATCCCCCGGGACAATCCGTTCTTTGCAACGCCCGGTGCTCGCAAAGAGATTTGGGCCTATGGCATGCGCAATCCGCATCGCATGACCTGGGACGTGGAGTCACCACGTCAAGCCAACCTGCTGGCCTTCGTCATCGGAGCGAACGGCGGCAACCCCGTACGTTACGAGACCATCGACATCATTAAGCGCGGTGCCAACTATGGCTATCCGCTCCGTGAAGGACCGGAGTTCCGGGCAGAGAGTCCGATCTATGGGCCACTAGCAGCGGATAAGACATTGCCACTGCGAATCTCCGATACCGTGGTGATGAATGACCGCGTGCCGATGCAGGATTCCGCGCTTGCCTATAAAACTTCGGTGGAAGGCAACGCCATCGCAGGCGGCTTCGTCTATCGCGGAAAGAAGTGGCCTGCACTGCAGAGCTGCGTGGTCTTTGGCGATATCACCAGTGGCAGGATCTTCTATGCCAAGGTGGCCGACCTTGTTTCCGCAACCGATGGAGATCCGACGACTCTCGCTCCATACACGGAGATCAAGACCGACCTGCCGCAGATCGCGGCAGAGCGGGCAAAGATTCGCGTAGCTGCATTACCACCTGCTGCTGCGCCTCCAACCGCTACGCCGCCCGCGGCCGGTACACCGGCTGCTCCTCCATCGGCTGCGGCAGCTGCGTTCCGCGCAGCACGCAGCTTTCCGCCTCGAACGGATATGCGGCTCGCAACCGACAGTGATGGCGAGATTTATGTCATGACCAAGAGCGACGGTGTGATACGCCGCATCGAAAGCATTCAGTAG
- a CDS encoding aldo/keto reductase, with protein MQKRTLGKDLEVSAIGLGCMSMTFAYGPAGEKSEMIQMIRTAYEKGVTFFDTAEAYGPLANEELVGEALEPIRDKVIIATKFGFDIDPETGKRGIGTNSRPEHIKAAANACLKRLRTDHIDLLYQHRVDPNVPIEDVAGAVKELITEGKVKHFGLSEAGVGSIRKAHAVQPVTALQSEYSLFWRGPETDVLPVLEELGIGFVPFSPLGAGFLTGQIDENTKFDDSDFRNHVPRFSPEARKANMLLVHAVRAAAERKGVTPAQFALAWLLAQKPWIVPIPGTKKTARMEENVGAAGVVLTADELKQIEEATSKLSLEGARLPEAMLKMTGI; from the coding sequence ATGCAGAAGCGCACTCTCGGTAAAGATCTGGAAGTCTCGGCCATTGGCTTGGGCTGTATGAGCATGACCTTCGCCTACGGTCCCGCAGGCGAAAAAAGCGAAATGATTCAAATGATTCGAACGGCGTATGAGAAGGGAGTCACCTTCTTCGATACGGCGGAGGCGTACGGCCCGCTGGCAAACGAAGAACTGGTCGGCGAAGCGCTCGAGCCCATCCGCGACAAGGTCATCATCGCGACCAAGTTCGGCTTCGATATTGACCCGGAAACCGGCAAGCGCGGCATAGGAACCAACAGTCGTCCCGAACACATCAAGGCCGCAGCAAATGCCTGCCTGAAGCGTCTTCGCACGGACCACATCGATCTGCTCTATCAACACCGCGTGGACCCGAATGTGCCGATCGAGGATGTCGCTGGTGCGGTGAAGGAACTAATCACCGAGGGCAAGGTGAAGCACTTCGGCCTGTCTGAAGCAGGCGTGGGAAGCATCCGGAAAGCACACGCCGTGCAACCGGTGACGGCTCTTCAGAGCGAGTATTCCTTATTCTGGCGAGGGCCGGAAACCGATGTTTTGCCGGTACTCGAGGAGCTTGGCATCGGTTTCGTTCCGTTCAGCCCGCTCGGCGCTGGATTCCTGACAGGTCAGATCGACGAGAACACCAAGTTCGATGACAGCGACTTCCGCAACCACGTGCCGCGCTTCTCGCCGGAGGCTCGCAAAGCCAACATGCTCCTGGTTCATGCGGTGAGGGCAGCGGCGGAACGCAAGGGCGTTACACCGGCGCAGTTCGCACTGGCCTGGCTATTGGCGCAGAAGCCATGGATCGTTCCGATCCCTGGCACGAAGAAGACTGCCCGCATGGAAGAGAATGTTGGAGCGGCAGGCGTTGTCCTGACGGCAGACGAACTCAAGCAGATCGAGGAGGCCACCTCCAAGCTCTCGCTTGAGGGTGCTCGCCTGCCCGAAGCCATGCTCAAGATGACCGGAATCTAA
- a CDS encoding (R)-mandelonitrile lyase, protein MKKLVLTGVLLVGTLPGLHGQGTKDEGAIKIWRSGTQTSRQGPAEHFTGAVRVDPLFEAISPARAASSLVSFEAGARTAWHTHPLGQMLIVTTGTGRVQRWGDPVEEIRTGDVVWIPPGQKHWHGAAPGSGMAHIAVVEQLNGQSVTWADKVTDEQYAGPIAKEKEGREPAAPAQPKPRPSQQAMGDFAPKLASITDDVLYGDIWERPEISKRDRSIITVAALIAMNRPDQLRSHLGRARDNGVTQAEVVEIITHLAFYAGWPNAVSAIAVARDVYAKPASERSR, encoded by the coding sequence ATGAAGAAACTGGTGCTGACAGGCGTTCTTCTTGTGGGAACATTGCCTGGTCTCCACGGTCAGGGCACGAAAGACGAAGGCGCAATCAAGATCTGGCGAAGTGGTACGCAAACTTCGCGCCAGGGACCAGCTGAGCACTTCACCGGTGCAGTACGAGTGGATCCGCTCTTTGAGGCGATATCTCCCGCACGAGCAGCGAGTTCACTGGTCTCCTTTGAGGCTGGTGCACGCACTGCCTGGCATACGCATCCTCTTGGGCAGATGTTGATCGTCACCACAGGGACCGGCCGAGTGCAACGCTGGGGCGATCCAGTAGAGGAGATTCGCACGGGCGATGTCGTGTGGATCCCGCCGGGGCAGAAGCACTGGCATGGGGCTGCTCCAGGGAGCGGCATGGCGCATATCGCAGTGGTGGAACAGTTGAACGGGCAATCCGTGACGTGGGCGGATAAAGTTACGGACGAGCAGTACGCCGGGCCCATCGCCAAAGAAAAAGAAGGGCGAGAACCGGCTGCACCGGCTCAGCCGAAGCCGCGGCCATCGCAGCAGGCCATGGGCGATTTCGCCCCAAAGCTCGCGAGCATAACGGACGATGTGCTCTACGGCGACATATGGGAGAGGCCGGAGATCTCCAAGCGTGACCGCAGCATTATCACCGTTGCCGCACTCATCGCGATGAATCGTCCGGACCAACTTCGTTCGCATCTTGGACGGGCACGCGACAACGGCGTGACGCAGGCAGAAGTGGTGGAGATCATTACGCACCTGGCCTTCTATGCGGGATGGCCGAATGCAGTCTCCGCCATTGCTGTCGCAAGAGATGTCTACGCAAAGCCCGCTTCGGAGCGCAGCAGGTGA
- a CDS encoding PQQ-dependent sugar dehydrogenase — MAVTGNSFGKRCAMVPTLVIAGCLSVLVLTSASRAVGQTVKTHEAAFETWSDEKPGNRVLLTYADIPAPHPEESVARFPAIVARNGAVPIAKPGYKVTLYAEGDFKQPRLVRTAPNGDLFVVDVAAKTIVVLRGVGPDGKAAQRAVFADTGMDRAFGLSFWPAKNPKYVYVGNISSVVRFPYTPGQMKASGPAEVIVKDLPGAGGHFTRDVVFSKDDSRMFVSVGSGSNVDDPDTHPGEFHRADVLEYKPDGTFVKVFASGIRNCVGEAINPITGDLWCSVNERDQLGNHLVPDYITSVKEGGFYGWPWFYMGGPSGGIQDPRHAGKHPELQSKVITPDVLMQPHNGSLQMTFYDGKAMPGVATGDIFAAEHGSWNREPRTGYEVAHIPMKNGKPTTGEYEDFVTGFVNSEGGVWGRPVGITTAKDGALIIVDDGSNIVWRVAYTGK; from the coding sequence ATGGCAGTTACAGGCAATTCATTCGGCAAGCGGTGCGCAATGGTGCCGACGCTGGTGATTGCCGGCTGTCTCAGCGTCCTCGTCCTGACCTCGGCTTCACGCGCTGTCGGCCAGACCGTGAAGACGCACGAGGCGGCTTTTGAGACGTGGTCCGACGAAAAGCCCGGCAACCGAGTGCTACTCACCTACGCGGACATCCCGGCGCCACACCCGGAGGAGTCTGTGGCGAGATTCCCTGCGATCGTCGCCAGAAATGGCGCCGTGCCGATCGCGAAGCCAGGCTACAAGGTGACGCTTTACGCCGAAGGTGACTTCAAACAGCCACGCCTTGTGCGAACTGCTCCCAACGGTGACCTGTTCGTTGTCGACGTGGCTGCAAAGACGATCGTTGTGTTGCGCGGGGTCGGCCCCGACGGGAAAGCCGCGCAGCGCGCGGTCTTTGCAGACACAGGCATGGATCGCGCCTTCGGCCTCAGCTTCTGGCCTGCGAAGAATCCGAAGTATGTCTATGTCGGAAACATCAGCTCGGTTGTTCGCTTCCCGTATACCCCCGGCCAGATGAAGGCATCCGGACCCGCTGAGGTAATCGTGAAGGATCTCCCAGGTGCCGGCGGGCACTTCACGCGCGATGTGGTCTTCTCGAAAGATGATTCCCGCATGTTCGTCTCGGTCGGATCGGGATCGAACGTCGATGATCCCGACACACATCCTGGCGAATTTCACCGGGCCGACGTGCTCGAATACAAGCCGGACGGCACATTTGTGAAGGTGTTCGCCAGCGGTATCCGGAACTGCGTTGGCGAAGCCATTAATCCCATCACGGGAGATCTGTGGTGCTCCGTCAACGAGCGCGACCAGTTGGGCAATCATCTTGTCCCCGACTACATCACGAGCGTGAAGGAAGGCGGCTTTTACGGCTGGCCATGGTTCTACATGGGCGGTCCCAGCGGCGGTATCCAAGACCCACGACATGCGGGCAAACATCCCGAGCTGCAGAGCAAGGTGATCACTCCGGACGTTCTGATGCAACCTCACAACGGCTCGCTCCAGATGACCTTTTACGACGGCAAAGCCATGCCCGGCGTGGCAACGGGAGACATCTTTGCTGCCGAGCACGGCTCCTGGAACAGGGAGCCACGCACCGGGTACGAAGTAGCGCATATCCCGATGAAAAATGGAAAGCCAACAACCGGGGAGTATGAGGACTTCGTGACCGGCTTTGTGAATTCAGAAGGCGGCGTGTGGGGCCGTCCAGTGGGCATCACCACGGCAAAAGACGGAGCCTTGATCATCGTGGACGACGGATCCAATATCGTGTGGCGAGTTGCGTACACGGGCAAGTAG
- a CDS encoding carboxylesterase/lipase family protein — translation MKPKAFVVRLTLLLALRQGAFAQETPNAPATAASITSPVRTASGMVRGVTDGDVNAFKGIPFAAPPVGANRWRAPQPLPAWQGVRDADKFSADCAQGGFRPGAAMSPTSSEDCLYLNLWRPADTKPGAKLPVMVWIYGGGFTGGSSSSPNTSGTQFAKQGIILVTANYRVGRFGFFAHPALSAEHTDELKGNYAYMDEIAALKWVQQNIAAFGGDPRNVTIFGFSAGGVSVHSLITIPMARGLFQKAIVESGGSRDSVLTARPMRKDGADPNYPVSAETIGIQFAKSMGIEGSDQAALAKLRALTAEEVLRGAPGATAPSYETTPILDGKLITETAESAYKAHHQPRIPIMMGSNSADTAGNRVKATSKEQLFARFGQWSAQAKAAYDPDGTKDLATLVAEANNDFGQAEPARFAANSFASIGAPAYRYRFSYVPAAMRERLRAGTPHGGEIAFVFGTLTASGFGPPPPPPTPQDEAVSHMAQGYWVNFAKTGDPNSKGMPVWPRNDPNKDLIFEFHPDGSASAVPDTWKPRLDVMQLATESGKRADL, via the coding sequence GTGAAGCCGAAAGCATTTGTTGTCCGACTTACTTTGTTACTCGCACTTCGGCAGGGAGCATTTGCGCAGGAAACTCCGAACGCCCCAGCCACCGCCGCTTCGATCACTTCGCCCGTCCGAACGGCTTCCGGAATGGTGCGCGGCGTGACAGATGGCGACGTGAACGCCTTCAAGGGAATCCCTTTTGCCGCGCCGCCCGTTGGAGCAAACCGTTGGCGTGCTCCACAACCTTTGCCCGCCTGGCAAGGCGTGCGTGATGCAGACAAGTTCAGTGCTGATTGCGCGCAGGGTGGCTTCCGTCCTGGCGCTGCCATGTCGCCAACATCATCGGAAGATTGCCTGTACCTGAATCTGTGGCGGCCTGCGGATACGAAGCCGGGCGCGAAGCTGCCCGTGATGGTCTGGATCTATGGCGGCGGCTTCACCGGTGGTTCCAGTTCCTCACCCAATACGTCAGGCACACAGTTTGCGAAGCAGGGCATCATCCTTGTTACTGCGAATTACCGCGTCGGAAGGTTCGGTTTCTTCGCCCACCCTGCCCTCAGCGCAGAGCACACGGACGAACTCAAGGGCAACTACGCTTACATGGATGAGATCGCGGCACTCAAGTGGGTGCAGCAGAATATTGCCGCGTTTGGGGGCGACCCTAGAAACGTCACCATCTTTGGCTTCTCCGCAGGCGGTGTCTCGGTACATAGCCTGATCACTATACCGATGGCGCGCGGGCTGTTTCAGAAGGCCATCGTTGAGTCTGGCGGTTCGCGTGACAGCGTTCTTACGGCTCGCCCAATGCGCAAGGATGGCGCCGACCCGAACTACCCCGTGTCGGCTGAGACGATCGGGATCCAGTTTGCCAAGTCCATGGGAATCGAAGGAAGCGATCAAGCCGCTCTCGCGAAGCTCCGTGCCCTCACGGCAGAAGAAGTTCTACGGGGCGCGCCGGGCGCAACCGCACCGTCGTATGAGACGACTCCCATTCTCGATGGCAAGTTGATCACGGAGACCGCGGAGTCTGCCTACAAGGCCCACCACCAGCCGCGTATTCCGATCATGATGGGAAGCAACAGCGCGGATACGGCAGGCAACCGTGTGAAGGCCACATCGAAGGAACAACTCTTCGCCCGCTTTGGTCAGTGGAGCGCCCAGGCGAAGGCGGCGTATGACCCGGACGGTACGAAGGATCTGGCGACTCTCGTCGCCGAGGCAAACAACGACTTCGGTCAGGCTGAACCCGCTCGCTTCGCAGCAAACTCCTTTGCAAGCATCGGCGCACCGGCTTATCGCTATCGCTTCTCTTACGTTCCGGCCGCGATGCGGGAGAGACTGCGCGCTGGAACACCGCACGGCGGCGAGATCGCCTTTGTTTTCGGAACGCTGACAGCCAGCGGCTTCGGGCCACCGCCCCCTCCACCAACGCCGCAGGATGAGGCAGTTTCGCACATGGCGCAAGGCTACTGGGTGAACTTCGCGAAGACCGGCGATCCAAACAGCAAAGGCATGCCAGTTTGGCCACGCAACGATCCAAATAAGGATCTAATCTTTGAGTTCCATCCCGACGGTTCGGCGTCTGCGGTTCCCGATACCTGGAAGCCTCGTCTCGACGTCATGCAGTTGGCCACCGAATCAGGCAAGCGCGCCGACCTGTAG
- a CDS encoding cupin domain-containing protein, which yields MKMKLLTSAFALSIAILPQAQAQTADPIFPKGELSTVKNHTGDIWLNELSVGDSTFDPTIAAATYGPGAKLDWHIHPGGQVLLITEGTGYYQERGKPVQIVHKGDVIKSLPGVEHWHAAAPKSTFAYIAVSPTAKGKTIWREPVSDKDYNSVQ from the coding sequence ATGAAAATGAAGCTTCTGACCAGTGCATTCGCCCTGAGCATCGCGATCCTCCCGCAAGCCCAGGCACAGACAGCGGACCCTATCTTCCCCAAGGGCGAGCTCTCTACGGTCAAGAATCACACGGGTGACATCTGGCTGAATGAACTCAGCGTGGGGGACAGCACCTTCGATCCGACCATCGCAGCAGCGACCTACGGTCCCGGAGCGAAGCTTGATTGGCATATCCATCCCGGAGGCCAGGTGCTGCTCATCACGGAAGGCACCGGTTACTACCAGGAACGCGGTAAGCCGGTCCAGATCGTACACAAAGGCGATGTGATCAAGAGCCTGCCGGGAGTGGAGCACTGGCACGCCGCCGCTCCCAAGAGCACCTTCGCCTACATCGCGGTGTCCCCCACGGCGAAGGGCAAGACCATCTGGCGCGAACCCGTCAGCGACAAGGATTACAACAGCGTGCAGTGA
- a CDS encoding (2Fe-2S)-binding protein produces the protein MPTHEDDATTMTTLGKLSRRSFLGRAGAVGVATATAAVAAPLASAMDAPTTQDATPVDVPVGTIATTLKVNGRVHKVQIDPRATVLDTLRESLHLTGTKKGCDHGQCGACTIHLNGQRVNSCLLLATMQTNAEITTIEGLGTPDKMHPMQAAFVAHDGYQCGYCTSGQIMSATALLKESWGPDDEDVREAMSGNICRCGAYPNIVAAVQSCRRNGTL, from the coding sequence ATGCCTACGCACGAAGACGATGCGACAACGATGACAACTTTAGGCAAGCTAAGCCGGCGATCCTTTCTGGGCCGTGCTGGTGCCGTAGGTGTTGCAACCGCCACGGCAGCAGTGGCGGCCCCGCTCGCCTCCGCAATGGATGCTCCGACGACTCAGGATGCAACTCCTGTAGATGTTCCTGTCGGCACCATAGCCACAACACTGAAGGTCAACGGCCGCGTCCACAAGGTCCAGATCGACCCTCGGGCTACGGTCCTCGACACGCTGAGAGAGTCCCTGCACCTGACCGGCACGAAGAAAGGCTGCGATCACGGCCAATGCGGAGCGTGCACCATTCACCTCAATGGTCAGCGGGTAAACAGCTGCCTTTTGCTGGCAACGATGCAGACGAACGCAGAGATCACCACGATTGAAGGCCTGGGCACGCCCGACAAGATGCACCCGATGCAGGCTGCTTTCGTCGCCCATGATGGCTACCAGTGCGGCTACTGCACCAGCGGACAGATCATGAGCGCCACGGCCTTGCTTAAGGAATCCTGGGGACCTGACGATGAAGACGTCCGCGAAGCGATGAGCGGGAACATCTGCCGTTGCGGAGCCTACCCCAACATCGTCGCCGCCGTGCAATCCTGCCGTCGCAACGGAACCCTTTAG
- a CDS encoding FAD binding domain-containing protein gives MQPFELVTVKDVPEAIRAQAASETAQQGATVRFIAGGTNLVDYMKLNVETPRQLVDINGLPLNLIEPLPNGGLRIGALARNSEVANNKLVQERYPVLSQALLAGASTQLRNMATTAGNLLQKTRCMYYRDIAYGCNKRQPGTGCSAIDGQNRMLAILGTSEKCIASNPSDQNVALVALEAEIHITGPKGERTVPISRFYLLPGNAPERETLLDPGDLVTAITLPPVPTGAKSLYLKLRDRASYEFALASAAIVVKRQGTRIDHVRIALGGVGAVPWRSLEAEAALHGKEATAANFRAAAEAALRKAHPQTQNGFKIELAKRCLTHALTQAVA, from the coding sequence ATGCAGCCCTTTGAACTTGTCACAGTCAAAGATGTACCGGAAGCAATCCGTGCGCAGGCCGCCTCAGAAACGGCGCAGCAGGGAGCGACGGTCCGCTTTATCGCGGGCGGCACCAATCTTGTCGACTACATGAAGCTCAACGTAGAGACCCCACGCCAGCTGGTGGACATCAACGGACTCCCGTTGAACCTGATCGAGCCGCTTCCAAATGGCGGACTCCGTATCGGAGCGCTCGCACGTAACAGTGAAGTCGCAAACAACAAACTGGTGCAGGAGCGGTACCCGGTGCTGTCACAGGCTTTGCTTGCGGGCGCTTCGACGCAACTCCGAAACATGGCGACAACTGCAGGCAATCTTCTCCAGAAAACTCGTTGCATGTACTACCGCGACATCGCCTATGGGTGCAACAAGCGCCAGCCCGGAACGGGCTGCTCTGCCATTGATGGTCAGAACCGTATGCTCGCCATTCTGGGAACGAGCGAGAAGTGCATCGCCAGCAATCCTTCCGATCAGAACGTAGCTCTTGTCGCTCTGGAAGCGGAGATCCACATCACCGGTCCCAAGGGGGAACGCACGGTGCCGATCTCCCGGTTCTACCTGCTACCAGGCAACGCTCCGGAGCGTGAAACGCTCCTTGATCCCGGCGATTTGGTCACCGCGATTACGCTGCCGCCTGTACCAACGGGCGCGAAGAGCCTCTACCTCAAGCTGCGCGACCGTGCTTCCTACGAGTTCGCTTTGGCGTCGGCTGCAATCGTTGTGAAGCGGCAGGGTACTCGGATAGACCACGTGCGCATCGCGCTCGGCGGGGTTGGTGCAGTTCCCTGGCGCAGCCTGGAAGCCGAAGCTGCATTACACGGCAAGGAAGCGACTGCAGCCAACTTTCGGGCGGCTGCCGAAGCAGCGCTTCGGAAGGCACACCCGCAGACACAGAACGGTTTCAAGATCGAACTGGCGAAGCGTTGCCTTACGCACGCCCTCACACAGGCGGTGGCCTGA